A section of the Mycolicibacterium anyangense genome encodes:
- a CDS encoding 30S ribosomal protein bS22: MGSVIKKRRKRMSKKKHRKLLRRTRVQRRKLGK, translated from the coding sequence ATGGGTTCAGTCATCAAGAAGCGGCGCAAGCGCATGTCGAAGAAGAAGCACCGCAAGCTGCTGCGTCGTACCCGGGTTCAGCGCAGAAAACTCGGTAAGTAG